Within Salvia splendens isolate huo1 chromosome 21, SspV2, whole genome shotgun sequence, the genomic segment GAGCAATCTGGCTCAGCTGTGTGTCTACGAACTTCAGATGGGTGACTATACTTTGCACATCTTTCTCAACTTTCTCCATCCTTTGATTGTTCTGCTTCATGAGCTTGTTGGACTGTAGCATGAAAGACTTGAGTATGTCTTCTGTGGTCATCTTCTTCGGATCATTAACCACTCCATCAGTAACTGTGAACCCTGGGGGTGGTTGCAGAGCATTATTGGGGTTCTCATAAGAGAGATTGGGATGCCCCGTGTTCCCATACTGATTATATCCTCCACCATGAAAGTTGGGGCGTGGATTATTGTAGTACCTGTTGTTGCCCCCTTGATTCACATAGTTCACATCCTCCATACTTCCTTGGGGCTCTTGAGAAGGTTTCCCCATTATCATGCAATCAAATTTCATGGTCAACACATCCAACTTGTCGGATAGGGCACTCATAGGATTATGATCTGTAGTAGAAGCCACTCTATGCACCTTACTCCTTTCGTTGCTCCATCCTTCGTCATTAGATGCGAGCTCCTCAATCACTTCCATGGCTTCATTCACTCCTTTCTTGAGAAAATTACCGCCTGAGCTCAAGTTCAACTCCCGTTGTGCTTTAGGCACGCATcctttaaaaaatgtaatgactTGAACTGTCGGGGTTAACCCATGGTTGGGACATCGCTTCATCAAGGCTTTGAATCTCGCCCATGCTTCTCTGATATTCTCCGCAGGGTTCATCTGAAAGGCAATGATCTCATGTTGCCTCTTAATCGCCTCACTGGGGGGATAAAACTTTTCTAAAAACTTCTCTACCATAACATCCCATGTTCTGATTGAGCCCGACTCCAAGCTATCCAACCAATCCTTTGCTGAATCCTCTAAGGAAAAGGGAAACAGCCTAAGTCGAATCTGATCATCTGTCACTCCATTCAACTTCGTAGTGTTGCAGATCTGAATGAACTTGGTGATGTGTTTGTTCGGATCATCTGTGGATTTGCCCCTAAAAGCAATATTCTCTGCCATCTGAATAAGTCCTCTTTTCAGCTCAAAGGTGTTGGCTGCGATGTTGCTATGGACAGTTGGATTTGCCTGGCCTTGGTATGCATACTGATTCTGAACAGGCACCACAGCTTGTCTATGATTGACTTGTTGACGCAGCTCCTCTAGCTGCCGTAGAAGCTCGGCATTAGTGGGCGGAGGTGGTGGAACGTTGTTACCCTCTTCGTTCTCCATCAGACTAGGAGAAACGAGATTAAACTGAATATGATCCTGTACTGGTGACCGGATAGGTGAAAGATCCCTCTGATATGAAGATGCCCCTGCGCGTGTAGGCGAAGAAGCTTGAATTTTCTGCGTGAGCCTCCTATA encodes:
- the LOC121784291 gene encoding uncharacterized protein LOC121784291 → MHTRSKGLPLEPFDSEIEASNRKRNAYRRLTQKIQASSPTRAGASSYQRDLSPIRSPVQDHIQFNLVSPSLMENEEGNNVPPPPPTNAELLRQLEELRQQVNHRQAVVPVQNQYAYQGQANPTVHSNIAANTFELKRGLIQMAENIAFRGKSTDDPNKHITKFIQICNTTKLNGVTDDQIRLRLFPFSLEDSAKDWLDSLESGSIRTWDVMVEKFLEKFYPPSEAIKRQHEIIAFQMNPAENIREAWARFKALMKRCPNHGLTPTVQVITFFKGCVPKAQRELNLSSGGNFLKKGVNEAMEVIEELASNDEGWSNERSKVHRVASTTDHNPMSALSDKLDVLTMKFDCMIMGKPSQEPQGSMEDVNYVNQGGNNRYYNNPRPNFHGGGYNQYGNTGHPNLSYENPNNALQPPPGFTVTDGVVNDPKKMTTEDILKSFMLQSNKLMKQNNQRMEKVEKDVQSIVTHLKFVDTQLSQIAQAVSMNHKPGQFPGQPNENSKGCMTIHLRNGKMYEGPSLSETTKDAILEPKAAVAEKLKGKITEQRDIGGTSGVKVPLPEALKQKTKKDEQFARFLDIFRKVHVNIPLIEALQQMPKYGKFLKEVIAQKTSWGQVDTINLTENCSALLQRKLPAKLKDPGSFTVDCLIGGYKVENALCDLGASINLMPLSVFKQMNIGTLKPTSATLQMADRSVLYPKGIVEDLLIKVGEFIFPIDFMVLDMEEDKGVPLLLGRPFLATAEANINMKKGELTIFMGEESQTFSHKPRSMDGRTEDCKVVRLKHQVTTEEGGSSAVRKVKQKDFYELHMEMMASTDSEPITWIDADHSRPSPVHAVIIIEPPRMGGAYPERA